TCAACAGATCCAAAAATATGAAACCGGTGCAAACCGGGTCAGCGCCTCGCGGCTCTGGGATATTTCCGACGCGCTCAGCGTTCCGGTCAGCTTCTTTTTTGAAGGGTTGCAGGACGATGATGCGCCAGCATCAGACAAGGCACAGGTGCCTGATGATCTGATGGGCGATAAGGAGGCACTGGATCTGGTGCGGTCCTACTACGCGATCCCTGAAAACCAGCGCCGTCGCTTGTTCGAACTGGCGCGCGTGCTCAGCGACGCGGCCTGATTTTCCGGCCTCAAGTGGGGGCTTGGGGCTTGAAAAATGCGCGGTTGAATGTCAGGCCTTCGGGTATGACTTCAGCCGCGTTTTCAGATCTGGAGGTTGCCCATCGGATGGCCGATGCTGCACGCCAGGCGATCCTGCCATATTTTCGTTCAGCCGGGCTGCAATCCGACAACAAACTGGACGAAGGCTTTGATCCTGTCACCATTGCTGATCGCGCTGCCGAACAGGCGATGCGGTCCGTGCTTTCCGAACTGCGCCCCGAGGACAGCATCCTTGGCGAGGAATTTGGCGAAACACACGGCCAGTCCGGTCGTACCTGGGTTCTTGATCCGATTGACGGCACCCGTGGCTTTATCAGTGGGACCCCAACTTGGGGGGTGCTGATCGCGCTTGGGGATGCAGATGGTCCGTTTCTGGGTATCGTCGATCAGCCTTATATCGGCGAGCGCTTTATCGGCACGCCAGAAGGGGCCAGTCTGACTGGTCCGCTCGGTCACAGCGCACTTGTCACGCGCGCCACCGACAGCCTGTCTGAGGCAACGCTGTTCACCACATTTCCAGAAGTCGGCACCGAGGCCGAACGCGCCGCCTTCCAACGGGTTTCAGCTCAGGTGCGCCTCACCCGCTACGGCATGGACTGCTACGCCTATGCGCTGCTGGCCGCCGGACAGTGTGATCTGGTGATTGAGGCAGGTCTCAACGCCTATGACATTCAGGCGCCGATCGCGGTCATTCAGGCGGCGGGCGGCGTGGTGACCAACTGGCAGGGCGAGCCCGCGCATGAGGGCGGTCAGGTCCTCGCAGCCGCCACTGCCGAGCTTCATGCTGCAGCGCTTGCGCTGATCCAGCAAACCGCTTGAACTGCCTGCAGATAATCAGCTAAACCATCACAGCGCGCCGAGTCCTTTGCCCTTATTCTGTCGGCGCGTCTTCACACTTCACCGAAATGGGCGGCCTGATGGAGTGTGACCTGTGCCTGAAATTCTGATCCAAGATATTGATGTCGCGCTGACAATGGATGATCAGCGCAGCCAGCTTTCGGCTGTGGATCTGCGTATCCGCGACGGGATTATCGCTGAGATTGGCAGCGGTCTCACCACCGAGGGAGAGCGGATCAGCGGCAAGGGCTGTGTGGTGACGCCCGGTCTGGTGAACACCCACCACCATCTCTACCAGAACCTGACCCGCGCGGTGCCTGGTGCGCAGGATGCGCTGTTGTTTGGCTGGCTGAAGCGGCTCTATCCGATCTGGTCCGCCTTCACGCCGGATGACATCCATGT
The nucleotide sequence above comes from Phaeobacter inhibens DSM 16374. Encoded proteins:
- a CDS encoding helix-turn-helix domain-containing protein, yielding MAHPVDVHVGKRIRHRRWLIGMTQQQLAELVGIKFQQIQKYETGANRVSASRLWDISDALSVPVSFFFEGLQDDDAPASDKAQVPDDLMGDKEALDLVRSYYAIPENQRRRLFELARVLSDAA
- the hisN gene encoding histidinol-phosphatase codes for the protein MTSAAFSDLEVAHRMADAARQAILPYFRSAGLQSDNKLDEGFDPVTIADRAAEQAMRSVLSELRPEDSILGEEFGETHGQSGRTWVLDPIDGTRGFISGTPTWGVLIALGDADGPFLGIVDQPYIGERFIGTPEGASLTGPLGHSALVTRATDSLSEATLFTTFPEVGTEAERAAFQRVSAQVRLTRYGMDCYAYALLAAGQCDLVIEAGLNAYDIQAPIAVIQAAGGVVTNWQGEPAHEGGQVLAAATAELHAAALALIQQTA